A stretch of DNA from Acidobacteriota bacterium:
ACCCCTGAAGGTCCGAACATCGGATTGATCTCATCGCTGTCGTGCTTTGCGCGAATCAACGAGTTCGGCTTTATCGAATCGCCTTATCGCAAGGTCGAGAACGGACGCGTGGTTGATTATGTGCGGATGCTATCGGCCGGCGATACCGACCACAACATCGGCGACCATCTGCCCAGGGAACAGGTTGACAAGGCGAACAAGAAGCTCAGCGCCGCCCATCAACAGCCCGCCGAGTACGAGCCGTATCCATTTTATCTTTCGGCGTGGGAAGAAGACCGCTACACCATCGGCCAGGCGTCGGTGGAAGTCGACAAGCAGGGACATATCGTTCAAGAGCGGACCTGGTCGCGAAAGGCGGGCGAGTTCAAGTTCTCCGAGCCGGCCGAGTTGGACTTCGTCGACGTGAGTCCCAAGCAGCTCGTATCGGTTGCGGCTTCGCTGATTCCGTTCCTCGAAAACGACGACGCGAACCGCGCGCTGATGGGTTCGAACATGCAGCGCCAATCGGTTCCTTTGCTGCGCGCCGAAGCTCCGCTGGTGGGCACGGGGATGGAAAAGGTCACGGCGCAGGACTCCGGCGCCGTGGTAATCGCCCGCCGCGATGGTGTGGTCGACTCGGTCGATTCCGAGCGAATCATCATCCGGGCCGAGCACGGAATTGCGGGCGGTACTACTTCTCGCGAGATCAACGCCGACATCTATCAGCTTACGAAGTTCAAGCGCTCGAATCAGAACACATGCATCAGTCAGAAGCCGATCGTGCGCGAAGGGCAGGCTGTAAAGAAAGGCGATGTGATTGCCGACGGGCCTTGCACGAACATGGGCGAACTGGCGTTAGGACGCAACGTGCTCGTGGCGTTCATGCCGTGGCGCGGTTACAACTTTGAGGACGCAATCCTTGTGTCCGAGAAGCTGGTAAAGGAAGACTCGTTCACCTCGATTCATATTGAGGAGCTCGAGGTCGAGGCCCGCGACACGAAGCTCGGACCCGAAGAGATCACCCGCGACATCCCGAACGTTTCCGAATCCGCGCTGCGCGATTTGGACGATTCGGGCATCATCCGGATCGGCGCGCAGGTCAAGCCTGGCTCGATCCTGGTTGGCAAGGTCACACCCAAGGGTGAGACTCAGTTGACCGCTGAAGAGAAACTGCTTCGCGCAATCTTCGGCGAGAAGGCGGGGGACGTGCGCGACGCAAGCCTGACCTGCCCGCCGGGGATCGATGGGACCGTCGTCGACGTAAAGGTGTTTACTCGAAAAGGCGCTGAAAAGGACGAGCGCTCGCTTGCCATCGAACGCGCAGAAGAGGAGAAGCTCGAAAAGAACGTCAGAGACGAAGTTCGCATCCTCGAAGACGAACGCAACAAGAGGATCTTTGAGTTGCTTGAAGGGCAGCGGCTCGCCGACGACCTGACTTACAAGAACAAGAAGCTCCTCCCGAAGGGCACGAAGCTTACGCACGAGGACCTGGCGCAACTCGAAATCGGGGCGTTGCGCAAGATCGAGGTCACCAGCTCTCGCGTCGACGTGCAAGCCGAGATTACGGATATTGAGCGGCGCACCGAGAGGCAGGTCAAGGTTCAGCAGCAGCTTCATCACGAGAATATCGATAAGCTCAAGAAGGGCGATGAGCTGCCGCCGGGCGTGATTAAGATGGTGAAGGCCTTCATCGCGATGAAGCGCAAGCTGTCGGTCGGCGACAAAATGGCAGGCCGCCACGGCAATAAGGGAGTCATCGCACGGATTCTGCCCGAGGAAGAAATGCCGTATCTGCCCGACGGTACGCCGGTGGAGATTGTGTTGAACCCTCTCGGCGTTCCTTCGCGAATGAACGTCGGCCAGATTCTGGAGACTCACCTTGGTTGGGCGTCGAAAAAGATCGGTCAGACGATCGGCGAGTTGCTTGCGGTCGAGAGTCTAACCGAGAGCGAAAGGATCCAATACGAAACCGCCGGCAAAGTCTTTTTGGACACTGTGAGGGCCAAAAAGATTCGCCCCATCTATAAAGATGTCTTCACTAGCCCAGAATCGCAGGAGCGGTTCGCCAATATGAGTGACGCTGAGCTTGTCGATGACGCGCTCAGTCTTGTTGAAGGCATTCCGTACGCGTCGCCGGTGTTTGACGGCGCGCGCGAAGTCGAGATCAAAAAGCTGCTCGAATACGCCGGGCTGCCGACCTCGGGCAAGACCGTTCTTTACGATGGGATGAGCGGGGAGGCCTTCGAGCAGCAGGTTACGGTCGGATACATTTACATGATGAAGCTGTCACACCTGGTCGACGACAAGATTCACGCGCGCTCGATCGGGCCGTATTCGCTGATCACCCAGCAGCCGCTGGGCGGCAAGGCTCAGTTCGGCGGCCAGCGCTTCGGAGAAATGGAAGTGTGGGCGCTTGAGGCTTACGGCGCCGCGCACATCCTGCAAGAGTTGCTGACCGCGAAATCAGACGACGTAGCCGGCCGATCAAAAATCTACGAAGCGATCGTGAAGGGCGAGGCAGACTTCGATCCCGGCGTGCCCGAGTCGTTCAACGTTCTGATCCGCGAGCTGCAGTCGCTGTGTCTCGACGTTGAGTTGATGCGCCGCCCCGAGGAAGAAGAAGTAGTGGCAGCGGAATAAGTGAACCCGGTTTCGGGTTCAGGGTTCGTGGTTCCGGGTTGCGAGGAGTGAAGCAACAACCCTGAACCCTGAACCCTGAACCCTGAACCTTTGACAGGGGAAGGTAACAGAGAAATGTTTAGGACACATCAAGAGCGAACGAGCCTGGCACCTAACTTTGAAGCCATAAGGATAAGTCTTGCCTCACCGGAGAAAATTCTTGGGTGGTCTCACGGAGAGGTCACCAAACCTGAGACTATCAACTATAGAACGTTTAAGCCTGAGCGCGACGGGTTGTTCTGCGCAAAGATATTCGGTCCGGTCACCGATTGGGAATGCCTGTGCGGGAAATATAAGAGGATGAAACACCGCGGCGTGGTATGCGATAAGTGCGGCGTCGAGGTTACCCAATCGAAGGTCCGGCGTGAGCGGCTTGGCCACATCAAGCTCGCCAGCCCGTGCTCGCACGTTTGGTTTTTCAAGGGACTTCCTTCGCGCATCGGCCACCTGCTCGACATACCTCTGCGCGAGCTCGAGAAGGTGCTCTACTTCGAATCGTACATTGTGATCGATCCTGGAGACCATCCCGGAGATAAACCAGGCGATCCGGATAAAGAAACAGGGCTGAAAGAAAGAGAGTTGCTGCCCGATGATCGCTACCGTGAACTCATGCAGGAGTTTCCCGGAAAGTTCCTTGCGAAGATGGGAGCGGAAGCCATCAAACAGTTGCTCCGCAAAGTTGACGTCGAAGTACTGGCGGTCGAGATGCGCCAGAAGATGAAGGACGAGACTTCGCAGCAGAAGAAGCTCAAGTATTCGAAGCGGCTCAAAGTCGTCGAGGCATTTCGCCGATCGGGCAATCATCCCGACTGGATGATCCTGGACGTGATCCCGGTGATTCCACCCGAGCTTCGTCCATTGGTTCCGTTGGACGGCGGGCGCTTTGCGACCAGCGACTTGAACGATCTGTATAGACGAGTCATCAATCGGAACAATCGCTTGTCGAAGCTTATCGAGTTGAAGGCGCCTGAGGTGATCGTGCGCAATGAGAAGCGCATGCTTCAGGAAGCCGTCGATGCGCTGTTCGACAACGGCCGCCGGGGACGCGTGCTGCGAGGAGCGAACAATCGTCCACTTAAGTCGCTTTCCGACACACTGAAAGGCAAGCAAGGCCGCTTCCGCCAGAACCTGCTCGGCAAGCGCGTCGACTACTCCGGCCGTTCGGTCATCGTAGTCGGGCCCGAGCTCAAGCTGCATCAGTGCGGGTTGCCGAAGAAAATGGCTCTCGAGTTGTTCAAGCCGTTCATCTACAACTTGCTCGAGAAGAAACAGTACGCCGCGACGATCAAGCAAGCGAAGGAAATGGTCGAGCGGCAGGAGCCGGTTGTTTGGGACATCCTGGAAGAAGTCATTCGCGAACACCCTGTGCTGTTGAACCGCGCGCCAACGCTGCACCGCCTTGGTATTCAAGCTTTCGAGCCGGTGCTGGTTGAAGGCAAAGCGATCAAGATTCATCCGCTCGTTTGCACCGCGTTCAACGCGGACTTCGACGGCGACCAGATGGCAGTGCACATTCCGCTCTCGCCTGAAGCTCAGGTTGAGGCGAGCGTGTTGATGCTCGCGTCCAACAACATTCTTTCGCCGTCGAACGGGCAGCCAATCGCCGTCCCAACCCAGGATATTGTGCTGGGTTGCTACTATCTGACGAAGGACAAAAAGGACGACAAGTTCGCGGGCCGCAAGTTCGCGGCAGACGACGAAGTGTTGCTGGCCCTCGATGCGGGTGAGGTCCATACGCAGACACCGATCAAGCTTCTGTTCTCGGGCGACCTCATCGACCTGGAGCATGAACGCGACGATCAAGATGTGATACGCGGGACCGTTCGAACGTTGAAGAACCGAGTCATCGACACAACGGTCGGCCGCGTAATCTTCAACGAGCAAATGCCTGTAAGCATGCCCTACGTCAACGGCACGCTCAAGAAGAAGGGATTGACGTCGTTGGTCAACTATTGCCACTTGCGGCTCGGTCACGCCGAAACAGTGAAGATGCTCGATAAGGTGAAGGACCTTGGCTTTCTGTTCGCGACAAAAGCGGGCATCTCAATTGGCATCGACGATCTTGTGACGCCGCCCGCAAAGGCGGAACTCGTTCAGCAGGCGAACCGGGATGTCGTCTCGGTCGAGAATCAGTACAAAGAAGGAATCATCACCAACGGCGAGCGCTACAACAAGGTTATCGCCATCTGGTCGGAAGTGACCGAGAAGGTCGCCGAAGCGATGTTCACCGAGATGAACCGCCGCGAGCAGGAATCGGGCGAGATGAATCCTATTCTGATCATGGCCGACTCCGGCGCGAGAGGATCTAAGCAGCAGATTCGCCAGCTCGCCGGTATGCGAGGGTTGATGGCCAAGCCTTCAGGCGAGATCATCGAGACGCCAATTCGCGCGAACTTCCGCGAAGGCCTCAACGTGCTTCAATACTTTATCTCGACTCACGGCGCGCGAAAGGGACTGGCTGACACGGCGCTCAAGACCGCGGACTCCGGCTACCTCACACGGCGTCTGGTCGACGTGGCTCAGGACGTAATCGTCAGCGAGCCGGACTGCGGAACGATCAAAGGCATCTGGGCGACCGCGATCATCGAAGGCGGCGAGGAGATCGAATCGCTGCGCGACAGGATCATCGGGCGCGTCGTGCTTGAAGACGTGCGCGACCCAATCACCAGTGAGGTCATAGTCGAGTCTAACGAAGAGATCACCGAAGATCTGGCAGGAATGATTCAAGCGGCAGGCGGAATCGAGCGTGTGCGCATTCGCTCGGTGTTGACTTGCGAGTCGCGCCGCGGCGTGTGTATCAAGTGCTACGGCCGTAATCTCGCGACGGGCCGCATGGTCGAGCTCGGCGAGGCCGTGGGCGTCATCGCTGCGCAATCAATCGGCGAGCCCGGTACGCAGCTCACGATGAGGACTTTCCATATCGGTGGCGTGGCCGGCGGTGTGGGCGAAATAACGAAACACGAAGCAATCGCTTCGGGCACAGTGAAGTTCGAAGACGTGAAGACGGTTCGCAACCGCGAGGGCGATCTGGTGGCGATGAATCGAAACGGCATCGTCTCCTTGACCGACGAGCGCGGCCGCGAGCTCAAGCGGTATCAGATCAACTACGGCGCCACGCTGAAAGTCTCCGAC
This window harbors:
- the rpoC gene encoding DNA-directed RNA polymerase subunit beta', giving the protein MFRTHQERTSLAPNFEAIRISLASPEKILGWSHGEVTKPETINYRTFKPERDGLFCAKIFGPVTDWECLCGKYKRMKHRGVVCDKCGVEVTQSKVRRERLGHIKLASPCSHVWFFKGLPSRIGHLLDIPLRELEKVLYFESYIVIDPGDHPGDKPGDPDKETGLKERELLPDDRYRELMQEFPGKFLAKMGAEAIKQLLRKVDVEVLAVEMRQKMKDETSQQKKLKYSKRLKVVEAFRRSGNHPDWMILDVIPVIPPELRPLVPLDGGRFATSDLNDLYRRVINRNNRLSKLIELKAPEVIVRNEKRMLQEAVDALFDNGRRGRVLRGANNRPLKSLSDTLKGKQGRFRQNLLGKRVDYSGRSVIVVGPELKLHQCGLPKKMALELFKPFIYNLLEKKQYAATIKQAKEMVERQEPVVWDILEEVIREHPVLLNRAPTLHRLGIQAFEPVLVEGKAIKIHPLVCTAFNADFDGDQMAVHIPLSPEAQVEASVLMLASNNILSPSNGQPIAVPTQDIVLGCYYLTKDKKDDKFAGRKFAADDEVLLALDAGEVHTQTPIKLLFSGDLIDLEHERDDQDVIRGTVRTLKNRVIDTTVGRVIFNEQMPVSMPYVNGTLKKKGLTSLVNYCHLRLGHAETVKMLDKVKDLGFLFATKAGISIGIDDLVTPPAKAELVQQANRDVVSVENQYKEGIITNGERYNKVIAIWSEVTEKVAEAMFTEMNRREQESGEMNPILIMADSGARGSKQQIRQLAGMRGLMAKPSGEIIETPIRANFREGLNVLQYFISTHGARKGLADTALKTADSGYLTRRLVDVAQDVIVSEPDCGTIKGIWATAIIEGGEEIESLRDRIIGRVVLEDVRDPITSEVIVESNEEITEDLAGMIQAAGGIERVRIRSVLTCESRRGVCIKCYGRNLATGRMVELGEAVGVIAAQSIGEPGTQLTMRTFHIGGVAGGVGEITKHEAIASGTVKFEDVKTVRNREGDLVAMNRNGIVSLTDERGRELKRYQINYGATLKVSDGQRVEEGQELAEWDPYTFAILTEEAGTVTFKDLIEGVTVREEVDEVTGLSHLVVIDSPDEKRQPRIEIRDEKNKVLRTYQMPVRANLLVVDYDEWKKKRGAGASKAQEEKEHLRVAPGDIIAKIPKETTKTKDITGGLPRVVELFEARRPKETAVMTEIDGVVKFGPIVKGLRRVIVEAPDAEKREYAIPRGVHINVQEDDWVRAGEPLMDGPLNPHDILAVRGIEELQRYLVNEIQEVYRLQGVNINDKHIEVIVRQMLRWVRVKDVGDTEFLLEDMVDRFRFQDENERVLAEDGTPASMEPLLLGITKASLSTESFISAASFQETTRVLTEAAISGKVDYLRGLKENVIMGRLIPAGTGMEHYRNIKLEPDMTVEGAEEYGAGEMPAGDELKAEAKEVGD
- the rpoB gene encoding DNA-directed RNA polymerase subunit beta → MSALANTGNGIGRERYDFSRIKTAIRIPNLIEVQRQSYNRFLQMDLLPAERENTGLQAVFRSVFPITDFRETSQLEFVEYSIGNWQCKCGQLEGLYHLRTNCRSCGAILRVNPYAAEEQTCPQCGTMNTVSPVLCDNCGEPVTLQHKHSEKECQEKSMTYAVPLKVKIRLTVWDTDEDTGQKSIRDIKEEEVFFGEIPLMTDNGTFIINGTERVIVSQLHRSPGVFFEKENNNTYFLAKVIPYRGSWVEFEYDAKNLLYVRIDRKRKFLGTVFLRALGLMEKVDIDRVGTDSHLEDEIKRASFTDAEVLRMFYTVHKSTFKDGRLHFEPTEGLIGLHLAETVEDRSGETVVRGGAHAKKLTKRDVEALRKAKIKSVAVDPQEIEGAFLADDVVNTETGEVIAEANTELTSRELQQIAESGVTQVAIIFPERDDVGVVVSQTLKKDSVKTPRDAILEIYRKMRPGDPPTILTAWNLFRGMFFDERKFDFSRVGRLKANIKLGKPERDRLDQQTLSTRDFVDVIAYVLKMRKGIGEADDIDHLGNRRVRAVGELLENQFRIGLVRMERAIKEKMSIHQEMQTAMPRDLINAKPVTAAVREFFGSSQLSQFMDQTNPLSEITHKRRLSALGPGGLSRERAGFEVRDVHPTHYGRICPIETPEGPNIGLISSLSCFARINEFGFIESPYRKVENGRVVDYVRMLSAGDTDHNIGDHLPREQVDKANKKLSAAHQQPAEYEPYPFYLSAWEEDRYTIGQASVEVDKQGHIVQERTWSRKAGEFKFSEPAELDFVDVSPKQLVSVAASLIPFLENDDANRALMGSNMQRQSVPLLRAEAPLVGTGMEKVTAQDSGAVVIARRDGVVDSVDSERIIIRAEHGIAGGTTSREINADIYQLTKFKRSNQNTCISQKPIVREGQAVKKGDVIADGPCTNMGELALGRNVLVAFMPWRGYNFEDAILVSEKLVKEDSFTSIHIEELEVEARDTKLGPEEITRDIPNVSESALRDLDDSGIIRIGAQVKPGSILVGKVTPKGETQLTAEEKLLRAIFGEKAGDVRDASLTCPPGIDGTVVDVKVFTRKGAEKDERSLAIERAEEEKLEKNVRDEVRILEDERNKRIFELLEGQRLADDLTYKNKKLLPKGTKLTHEDLAQLEIGALRKIEVTSSRVDVQAEITDIERRTERQVKVQQQLHHENIDKLKKGDELPPGVIKMVKAFIAMKRKLSVGDKMAGRHGNKGVIARILPEEEMPYLPDGTPVEIVLNPLGVPSRMNVGQILETHLGWASKKIGQTIGELLAVESLTESERIQYETAGKVFLDTVRAKKIRPIYKDVFTSPESQERFANMSDAELVDDALSLVEGIPYASPVFDGAREVEIKKLLEYAGLPTSGKTVLYDGMSGEAFEQQVTVGYIYMMKLSHLVDDKIHARSIGPYSLITQQPLGGKAQFGGQRFGEMEVWALEAYGAAHILQELLTAKSDDVAGRSKIYEAIVKGEADFDPGVPESFNVLIRELQSLCLDVELMRRPEEEEVVAAE